In a single window of the Acyrthosiphon pisum isolate AL4f chromosome X, pea_aphid_22Mar2018_4r6ur, whole genome shotgun sequence genome:
- the LOC115033070 gene encoding uncharacterized protein LOC115033070, giving the protein MSNLPTSRITPATAFERGGVDFAGPFNVKSKLRCRTFTKSYLALFICLTTKAVHLEKVDGLSTEDFITTLRCFIARRGHPSIISSENGTNFTGTNNKLCELYKLVQQPDHQNSVTLFCQSKEIQWKFIPPASPHHGGLWESNIKSAKGILNKVTGDMYFTAE; this is encoded by the coding sequence ATGTCTAATCTACCTACATCCAGAATTACACCAGCAACTGCCTTTGAAAGAGGAGGAGTCGACTTTGCCGGCCCATTCAATGTCAAATCCAAATTGCGCTGTCGTACCTTCACAAAATCCTACCTAGCGCTATTCATATGTTTGACTACTAAGGCAGTACATTTAGAAAAGGTAGATGGACTGAGTACTGAAGATTTTATTACTACATTAAGATGCTTTATTGCTCGTCGAGGACATCCAAGTATCATTAGTAGCGAAAATGGAACAAACTTTACTGGTACAAACAACAAATTGTGTGAGCTATATAAACTAGTTCAGCAACCTGATCATCAGAACTCTGTTACATTATTCTGTCAGTCGAAGGAAATTCAGTGGAAATTCATTCCACCTGCTTCGCCTCATCATGGAGGGTTGTGGGAATCAAATATAAAGTCTGCCAAGGGTATTCTAAATAAGGTTACAGGAGACATGTACTTTACTGCAGAATAG